From Acidimicrobiales bacterium, one genomic window encodes:
- a CDS encoding methyltransferase domain-containing protein has product MTTKISLITSRLPPDTNQFEELLAWIVDSTNAPRRVLDVGGGGSFYDFGGRLRPHAQWMSGVDPDPTVLDRPWLDEAHAATVEEYARARSSGAEAFDAAVCLYVVEHVEQPLAFLTAIRSLLKTGGACFGVTPNLWHYFGMISAAATRAGVEDWLLHRVRSSELIEAYHSPVRYRMNTIRSLSRTAEAAGFRAAEVRGLDQPGMFETYFPEPLRAFPRLYSRAINRVGSPHLCGSLIFRLDT; this is encoded by the coding sequence GTGACCACCAAAATCTCTCTGATCACATCACGGCTCCCACCGGACACCAACCAGTTCGAGGAGCTGCTGGCCTGGATCGTCGACTCGACCAATGCGCCCCGGCGCGTCCTCGATGTGGGGGGAGGGGGGTCGTTTTACGACTTTGGCGGTCGTTTGCGACCTCACGCGCAATGGATGTCGGGTGTCGACCCGGACCCGACCGTCCTCGACCGTCCGTGGCTCGACGAGGCGCACGCGGCGACGGTCGAGGAATACGCCCGCGCCCGATCGTCGGGGGCCGAGGCGTTCGATGCCGCGGTTTGCCTCTACGTGGTCGAGCACGTCGAGCAGCCGCTCGCATTCCTGACCGCGATCCGTTCGTTGCTCAAAACGGGCGGGGCGTGCTTCGGGGTGACCCCAAACCTTTGGCACTACTTCGGCATGATCAGCGCAGCGGCGACCCGCGCCGGCGTGGAGGACTGGCTTCTCCACAGGGTCCGGTCGTCGGAGCTGATCGAGGCGTACCACTCCCCGGTGCGCTACCGCATGAACACGATCAGGTCTCTCTCCAGAACCGCCGAAGCCGCCGGGTTCAGGGCCGCAGAGGTGCGGGGTCTGGATCAGCCCGGGATGTTCGAGACCTATTTTCCTGAGCCGCTGCGGGCTTTCCCCAGGTTGTACTCCCGGGCCATAAATCGGGTCGGGTCGCCCCATCTCTGCGGCTCGCTCATCTTCCGGCTGGATACCTAG
- the dnaB gene encoding replicative DNA helicase, whose product MQAIDEARRRARQGGSRVPPHNLDAEQSLLGAMLLSRDAIAAAVEFCRAEDFYKPAHSHIFDAITTLYGRGEPADPVTVADELGRAGLLEAAGGLPALVGLQADTPATTNAGRYAEIVEEHALLRRLIGVAGEIAEMGYSVPEDVAAAVDQAEALVFDIAERRVTDSLKPLQSLLMASLDRLESLYTRGELITGVPTGYIDLDERLYGLQPSSLVIVGARPAMGKALALDTSIPTPDGWKTMGSLEVGDRVFGEAGAPCAVTYTSPVHEQRTCYRLEFDDGSSLVADADHQWMAYDVSLRDRSRVVTTQQMVDQGVRAGDGRARWYLPLAHPLELPEQDLPVDPYVLGCWLGDGHTKSAGLTIADHDIAHFEREFVVAGYPLFHRGGIEYSTSPSSADAWRAFIGERRELSRELRQVGLLAGDSTKHIPAVYLRASFKQRLALLQGILDTEGDVDFQGRAELCLSNRELCEHVRELVCSLGHKPGQLKEKRIRLLDDRVVIAWRFAWTPLDPVFRLPRKAELLPDRSPERKLRNHGRRAVTAISPVDSVPVRCITVDSPSHLYLAGESMIPTHNTSFALGMAAHAAVEARIPTLVFSLEMGHEEITQRLLVSEARIDAGRIRNGRLAEADWPKISQAVARLSDAPLFIDDNPNLTVMEIRAKARRLKAREGRLGLIIVDYLQLMSSRTTAENRQLEVSSISRGLKVLARELEVPVVALSQLSRNLEMRADKRPVLADLRESGSLEQDADVVLFLYRDEMYNAESADRGTAEVIVAKHRNGPTGKCQLAFLDHHTRFANMARV is encoded by the coding sequence GTGCAGGCGATCGACGAGGCTCGCAGGCGCGCCCGGCAAGGCGGTTCGCGGGTTCCCCCCCACAACCTCGACGCTGAGCAGTCGCTTCTCGGAGCGATGTTGCTGTCGCGCGACGCGATCGCAGCGGCGGTGGAGTTCTGCAGGGCCGAAGACTTCTACAAGCCGGCCCACTCGCACATCTTCGATGCGATCACCACCTTGTATGGCCGCGGCGAGCCGGCCGACCCGGTCACCGTTGCCGACGAGCTGGGGCGAGCCGGACTCCTTGAAGCGGCAGGCGGCCTGCCCGCGCTGGTGGGGCTGCAGGCCGACACGCCGGCGACGACGAACGCAGGCAGGTACGCCGAAATCGTGGAGGAGCACGCACTTCTCCGCCGGCTGATCGGTGTCGCCGGCGAGATCGCCGAGATGGGCTACAGCGTGCCGGAGGATGTCGCCGCGGCGGTCGATCAGGCGGAGGCGCTGGTCTTCGACATCGCCGAACGGCGGGTTACCGACAGCCTGAAGCCCCTCCAGAGCCTGCTCATGGCGAGCCTCGACCGCCTGGAAAGCCTTTACACGCGGGGCGAGCTGATCACCGGGGTGCCGACCGGCTACATCGACCTGGACGAGCGGTTGTACGGCTTGCAGCCGTCGTCCCTGGTGATCGTCGGAGCTCGCCCGGCAATGGGCAAAGCCCTCGCGCTGGACACCTCGATCCCGACCCCGGACGGCTGGAAGACGATGGGCTCGCTGGAGGTCGGCGACCGCGTTTTCGGTGAGGCCGGTGCTCCCTGCGCGGTTACGTACACCTCCCCGGTCCACGAGCAAAGGACCTGTTACCGGCTCGAGTTCGACGATGGTTCCAGCCTGGTGGCCGACGCGGACCACCAGTGGATGGCCTACGACGTTTCGCTGCGTGACCGGTCGCGCGTGGTGACCACTCAACAGATGGTCGACCAGGGCGTCCGCGCCGGTGATGGCCGTGCGCGGTGGTACTTGCCGTTGGCTCATCCACTCGAGCTGCCCGAGCAGGACCTACCCGTGGATCCTTACGTCCTGGGCTGCTGGCTCGGCGACGGGCACACCAAGAGTGCCGGCCTGACGATTGCTGATCATGACATCGCTCATTTCGAGAGAGAGTTCGTTGTCGCGGGTTACCCCCTCTTCCATCGTGGAGGGATCGAGTACTCAACTAGCCCGAGCTCTGCTGACGCTTGGCGCGCGTTCATCGGCGAGAGGCGCGAACTCAGCCGAGAGCTTCGACAGGTTGGGCTGCTGGCTGGTGATTCCACGAAGCACATCCCGGCCGTGTACCTGCGCGCGTCCTTCAAGCAGCGGCTCGCGCTGTTGCAAGGGATTCTCGACACCGAAGGCGATGTTGATTTTCAAGGCCGGGCGGAGCTCTGCCTGTCCAACCGTGAACTGTGCGAACACGTCCGCGAGTTGGTGTGCTCGTTAGGGCACAAGCCCGGACAGCTGAAGGAGAAGCGGATCCGGCTTCTCGATGACAGGGTCGTCATTGCTTGGCGGTTCGCGTGGACTCCATTGGATCCGGTCTTCCGGCTACCCCGCAAGGCCGAACTGCTTCCGGATCGGTCCCCTGAGCGGAAGCTGCGCAACCACGGGCGGCGAGCAGTGACGGCGATCAGTCCGGTCGATTCGGTACCGGTGCGGTGCATCACCGTCGATTCGCCGTCGCACCTCTATCTGGCCGGCGAGTCGATGATCCCGACGCACAACACTTCATTCGCGTTGGGTATGGCCGCGCATGCGGCTGTGGAGGCGCGGATTCCCACCCTGGTGTTCTCGCTCGAGATGGGCCATGAGGAGATCACCCAACGACTCCTTGTCTCCGAAGCGCGAATCGACGCCGGCCGAATCCGCAACGGCCGATTGGCCGAAGCCGACTGGCCCAAGATCAGCCAGGCCGTTGCGCGGCTGAGCGATGCGCCATTGTTCATCGACGACAACCCGAACCTCACGGTCATGGAGATCCGCGCGAAAGCCCGCCGGCTCAAGGCGCGCGAGGGACGCCTCGGGCTGATCATTGTCGACTACCTCCAGCTCATGTCGAGTCGAACCACCGCAGAGAATCGGCAGCTGGAGGTGTCGTCCATCAGCCGTGGACTGAAAGTTCTTGCGCGCGAGTTGGAAGTTCCGGTCGTCGCTCTGTCGCAGCTTTCCAGGAACCTGGAAATGCGCGCTGACAAGAGGCCGGTGCTAGCGGATCTGCGCGAAAGTGGATCGCTTGAGCAGGACGCGGACGTGGTCCTGTTTCTGTACAGAGACGAGATGTACAACGCCGAGTCCGCCGACCGCGGAACGGCCGAGGTGATTGTCGCCAAGCACCGGAACGGTCCGACGGGCAAGTGCCAGCTGGCCTTCCTGGATCACCACACTCGTTTTGCCAACATGGCACGTGTGTAA
- the rplI gene encoding 50S ribosomal protein L9 — MRVVLRSDIDNVGKRGDIVDVADGFARNYLLPKGHAIVATNGVTAQANAMRRARDLKDAKDRESAELVARTLVPMVIRIPAKVGAGGRLFGSVTAADVVDAVATQTKVNLDRRKLHLEEPIKSAGTHEVPVKLHSDVEFRVTVEVVPS, encoded by the coding sequence CGACATCGACAACGTCGGCAAGCGCGGCGATATCGTCGACGTGGCGGACGGATTCGCCCGGAACTACCTGCTTCCGAAGGGCCACGCCATCGTCGCCACTAACGGTGTCACTGCCCAGGCGAATGCCATGCGCAGGGCTCGCGACCTCAAGGACGCCAAGGACCGCGAGTCTGCAGAGCTCGTCGCCCGAACCCTCGTACCGATGGTCATCCGGATCCCTGCGAAGGTGGGAGCTGGTGGCCGGCTGTTCGGTTCGGTTACTGCGGCGGACGTGGTCGACGCCGTGGCCACCCAGACCAAGGTGAACCTCGACCGACGGAAGCTGCACCTCGAAGAGCCGATCAAGTCAGCGGGCACCCATGAGGTTCCCGTCAAGCTCCATAGTGACGTCGAGTTCCGCGTGACAGTCGAGGTCGTGCCCAGCTAA